The following is a genomic window from Sporosarcina jeotgali.
GAATCTCTTCGGACGGAACCGTTGGATTCGTAAAGGCAATGTTTTCAGCCAGTGTCGTTGAAAATAAGAAGTGATCTTGCGGGACATATCCAATCGATTCCCGCAGCCGCTGCTGTTTGTATTGATGAATCGAATGTCCGCCGTACGATATGATCCCTTCATAATCATCAAATTCCCGCAGCAGCAGCTTCAAAATGGCGGTCTTTCCGGAGCCGGTTTTACCGACAATCCCGAGCGTTTCTCCTTGTCTCAGCGTAAAGTGAACATCACGGAGTGCCGGGTTCGGATCCCCGGGGAACGTGAAGCTGTCAATGTCGACAGAAAGATCTCCCCTTGGCCGCTCATCAATTGCACCTTGTACATCAACTACTTCTGGGTCCACTGAGAGCAATTCACGAATTCGCGTATACGAAGCGCTTCCCCGTTCTACAATATTGAAAAGAAATCCGAACGCGAGCATTGGCCATGTCAACAATCCAAGATACGTACTGAACGCAACTATATCACCTATACTCATTTCCCCGGCATTGATAAAGCGAGCACCAAAGATAAACGAAATAATAGAAGAAATCGCAAAGATCCCGCCGATCGTCGGGTCAAACAGTGCATCTACACGGGCAACCCGCATGTTCTTCTCTACAACTTCCTCCGATAGTTCCGTGAAGTCTTCGATGTCCTCTTTTTGCTGTCCGAACGTTTTAATGACTTTTACGCCTGAAATGCTCTCTTGAGTCTTATCGTTCATGCTGGAAAAGGCTTCTTGAGCAGTGCGGAAATGACGGCGCAGCAATTTACCATAAAAACTTGTCAATACAATCATGATAGGAATCGGAATAAGTGCAATCAACGTCAACTTCCAGTTAATCGTTAACGCCATCGTCAAGATAACAAAACCGCCTGTTGAAATGGAATCGAACAACGTCAATACACCCATGCCTGCAGTTTGCTGAACTGCACTCACGTCATTAGTTGCGTGGGCCATTAAATTGCCTACTCGGCGTTTTTGATAAAAAGCGGGTGACATCTTTAAAAAATGATCGAATAATTGCTTGCGGATCGTACGTGCAAGTACAATCGATGAACCGAAAATCATGACCCTCCAAAGATAGCGGAATGCGTACATTGCAATCCCCGCGACTGCAAGAATGACGAGCCATTTCGTCAGCTGGGAGCCAGTTAACGTTCCTTTCGTAATGTCATCGACGATATAGCCGATGATTTTAGGCGGCAGCAGCTGCAATATTGAAACAAGTACAAGTGCTGCAATTCCAATTGCGTATTGCTTTTTTCGCTGTTTAAAAAACCAGCCGAGCTGAATGAGTACGTTCAATAAATTCCCCTGCCAATCTATATAGGACTTCGAATAGTTTAGCAGACTCTTACATAATTCGGAAAGTATTTGTTTCGAATTATCCGATTTCAGAAATAGTTTCAATATCCAGGAGTGAAAGAATACGTGCTCGGCCGTCAATCGTTACAACGCGCAACTGTTTTCTCTCTGGTTCTAGACAATGAACGTAAAAGTCATCGGTTGCGGGTTTATCGGTTTGCCAATGCGTAATGGTGATGGCTCGATGAGTCTCCATCGCACTAGCGATGATGTAATTCCATTCCTCCAATTGCTGTTCATCAGGTTCGCTTCGCACCTGAATTGCATCTTCTGCCTGCCATGCGCGCAATCGCTCAACGTGTTCGGGCAGCATCAGTGCAGTCCATTTGATTTTCCCGCGATCTCGTAGCATAGTATCATCTCCTTCCAGCTGCCAGGTATCGCTACTTCACATGCCCGCCAATCAAACCGGCCCGATGACGCGCTGTTCCCGCATCGGTATACGAGACTGCACGTAAAACGGCAGCAGATCCATATTTACTGCGGAGTTCATCCACCGTCTCACCAAGCTTTCGTTTCTTCCATTTATGCTGGTCAAACAAGCTCAGCTGCATCGAATGCTCTTCAACTAAATTGGATAAGCTCAACGAAAGCTGGCGAACCGGGCGTCCATCGTGAAATGTGTCGAATAGTTCTGTACAAAGTTTGTAAATCTTCATCGTATCGTTCGTCTCTTCTACAAGGGATTTTGAACGGCTGAATCCCCCTCCTAACGCATTTTTAGAGTAGCCAACGGACAAATGGACTGTGCGGCCAGCGCGCCTGGCAGTGCGGGCCCGCATCGCGACGTCTTCACACATTTCAAGCACTACGGCAAGCACATCCTCACGGCGGCAATAATCCCGGAAAAGAATTTGCCCTTTGCCGTAACTGACCTGCCCTTCGATCAAAGGCGCCCCAAGATCGGACATATCAATCCCATGGGCATGATGGTAAAGCTGATTCCCCATGACGCCGAACTTCTCTTCCAGCTGAATAAGTGAAGCGTGTGCGAGATCACCAACGGAGTAAATCCCCATCTCATTTAAAGTGTGTTCAGTTCTTCTCCCGATGCCCCACATTTCACTAAGCGGTGCGATTGGCCATAATTTCGCTGGCACATCCTCATACCCCCAATGAGCAAACCCTGTTTTCTTTGCTTCCAAATCCAGCGCAAGTTTGGACAGCAACATGTTGGGCCCCATTCCACACGCAGAGTGCAGTTGGAATTGGCGAAGTAAATCATCTTGAATGCGCGCCGCGGTTTCTCTTGCGGAACCCCAGAGTTTCTCTGTTCCATCCAAGTCGACGAAGCTTTCATCAATGCTGTACACATGTATCGCTTCTTTTGGAACGTATTGGTTCAGCAGATGAGTGATCTCCATTGAGACTTTTATATAAAAGTCCATTTTAGGTTCAATCAATTGTATGGAGGGATCATCTGGTATTTCAAAAAGGCGCATCCCCGTCTTAATACCAAATCGTTTTTTGAGCGGAGGCGATGCCGCAAGCACCACGCCCCCTTTGCGCTCTTTGTTCCCAATAATGGCGATTGGCGTTTCCATCACATCCAATCCTTCCATCACGGCTGCACAACTTGCATAAAAGCTGCGCATATCGATGCAAATAATTTTACGTTCAGGCAGCTGTTTCATAACGTCTCCTCCTAGGAACATCTGTTCCCTTATTATATGACGAACAAACTCGTTATACAACAGCCATTCTCTGCCAATTGCAGTGAGACGTTGAGATTCAGCTTCCAAACTTCCCATAATTTATTTTCGTTTTTTAGGGAAATGACATGAAATTGCCACCCCTTTATATAAAAAACTATTGACTCAGAGTGGTGATAATGATTATCATTGAGAAAAAGACGGAAAGTAGGAAACAATCTTATGAAATCACACGCCTTGCTCGCTTCACTACTCGCAACAGGTCTCATCCTCTCTGGATGCGGTTCTGATAAAGCAGCAACTGAGAAAGAACCAGCAGAAACCGCAGCTGCAGCTCCAACTGATCTACAACAAGAAACAGATGCCTATAAGCAATTCGCTTTGGAGCAGATGGATCAGTTTGTTGTCGAAACAGACAAATTTGTCAGTGCTGTAAAAGAAGGCAGAATTGACGACGCAAAGGCAATCTATCCCCTCGCCCGCATGTACTTTGAACGTTCTGAGCCGATTGCCGAAAGTTTCGGAGACCTCGATCCGCGTATTGACGCACGTCTCGCGGACTTGGAAGACGAAGGTCAAGGTGAAGAAGAATGGTCTGGATACCATAAGATTGAATACGGCTTATGGGTCGATAATACAACTGAAGGGTACGAAGACGTTGCCGATCAGTTGTTGAAAGATGCAAAAGAATTGCGTGCGCGTGTAGAAACCGTTGAAGTTGGCGCGGATTTGATGATCACAGGCGCTGTTGACCTGCTTAACGAAGTCTCTACATCGAAAATCACGGGTGAAGAAGAAATCTTCTCTCACACCGACCTATATGATTTCAAAGCAAACGTTGAAGGTGCAGAAGAAATCTTCCATATCTTCGAAGCGGTCATCAAACAAAAAGATGCGCAGCTTGCGACTGATTTGACGAATAAGTTCTCAACATTGAATGGACTTCTTGCAAAGCATGAAGATGGAAACGGCGGTTATATTTCCTACGAGGAATTGACGAAGGAAGATACGAAGCAATTAGCAGATGCAGTAAATCAACTCGGTGAACCATTGAGCATGATGGGCATCGTAATGGAGTGAGAATCTAATGGCAGAAGAAAAGTTATTTGATAAGAAAATCTCCCGGCGTCAAATGCTGAAACTGACAGGCGCTGGAGCTGCAGGTGCAGCAATTGGCGCTTCCGGACTCGGTGGTCTTCTTAATGTATTTGGGATGACGACGGAAGAGGATAATCCTTCGTCCAAAAACAAAATTAACTTTTATGGTGCGCATCAGTCCGGCATCATCACGCCTGTGCAAACTCACGTCTATTTTGCATCACTTGAAGTTCTTGTGAAATCCCAAGGCGAACTGAAAGAGCTGTTCCAGCAATGGACACCGATGGCGGTTCGTTTAATGAATGGCGAACCCATCGGAGAACTTTCTTCCAATGGATTTATCCCAGCAAAAGATACAGGCGAAGCGGGCGGGCTCGATGCCTCTGGTCTTACGTTGACGTTCGGCGCAGGCCCTTCCCTATTTGATAAAAACGAACTGGGGCTTTCATCGAAACGTCCTGCAGAACTCAAGGATCTCCCCCACTTCCCGAAAGATCAGCTCGATCCTGCGTATACAGGAGGAGACATATGCATTCAGGCATGTGCAGAAGATCCGCAAGTAGCGTTTCATGCAGTGCGCAACTTGATTCGCGCTGCTTCAGGAAAAGTCCGGTTGAAATGGTCTCAAGCGGGTTTCAACTCTTATCCTGAAAAAAACAAGAAACGCGAAACGCCGCGGAACTTGTTTGCCTTTAAAGACGGTACTTCAGGACCTGACGCTGCGAGCAAACAAGCGATGAACGATGTTGTCTGGGTGCAGCCTGGCGAGTCAAAAGGATGGCTTGCTGGAGGCAGTTATATGGCAGTCCGCCGCATTCAGATGCACTTAGAGACGTGGGATCGAACAGCGCTCAGTGAGCAAGAAGCGACATTTGGCCGTCACCGTGAAACAGGTGCTCCTATTGGATTAAAAGGCGAACACGATGAAGTTCCGCTTGACCAGAAAGATGCATCAGGTGCACCCGTGATTCCCGTCGATTCCCATGTGCGTCTTGCGAAAGAAGCGAAAGCACAAATCCATAGACGTTCTTTCTCCTACTCTTCCGGGACAATGGATGCAACGGGTGCATATGATGCCGGTTTGCTATTCATCTCCTATCAAAAAGATCCGGAGCAATTTATCGCCATCCAAAAAAGTTTCGGCCGTGCCGATAAATTGAATGAGTACATCACACACCGCGGCAGTGCCTTATTTGCCTGCTTCCCTGGTGTTCAGAAAGGAAGCTATATCGGTGAAGCGTTATTCAAAACTTTGTAAGCAGGCACTGCTCATCGCAGTCCTGCTTTTGTCTCTTTTACCCGCATCCCTTGTTCACGCGGAGGCACCTTCTTATAGTGACTTGTATATCGCAATCGGCGACGCCATTATGGCTTCCAAGCAAGACGATAAGCAGGCCGCAGAGACCGCGCTAGAAGAATTCAAGGCTGCATGGGAGCAAGAAGACCACCCTGCAAAAGAAAGTAAGCAAGTCGAGAGTACGCTGAAAGAAGCGGAGCAAGCAAAAGGATCTGCGCAGCGTCTGGAGGCGTTAACAGCACTGTCAAAAGCACTGCATGCATTAGAGAAAGCTGAAAACCCAGTGGATGAGCAAGCGGAACGTCTCGCGTTTGAAAAGGCAGTTACGCCGGATCTTGAAGAGCTCGGAGACGCCATTCATTCAGGAGATATGAAAGCAATCCGGGCTTCCGAAAAGAAATTTCTAGCTACTTGGACACGTAACGAACGCCCAGTGCGCGAACAAAGTATCGCGGCTTACGGGACAATCGAAACTCAAATGGCGTTCTTGCGCATTGCACTTGCAGAAGATGCTCCAAGTCAGACAGATCTAGAACAGACATACACGGCGCTCGAACAGGCCGTTACATCATTCGCAGCAGGAGAAACGGCTCAAGGATCCGCTCCTGTTACGAAAGACTCACTAGATACGCTGACTTCCCTTTTAGCAGATAGCCGTACGGCGCTTGCTAAAGATGATGCAGATACAGCGGTCGCGAAACTTCGTGAATTCATCACAAGCTGGCCGAATGTAGAAGGTCAAATCCGTACAAAAGATGCGGCACTTTATACGGAAATTGAAAGTCAAGTGCCGTTGCTGGCAGGAAAACTTACGAGTGAAAAAGCAGATGTTAAAAAAATATCGGGTGAGATCGCCAGTCTGCAACAGCAGATCGAACTCGTTAAAGAAAGTACATCGTATACATTTTGGGATTCAGCACTTATTTTACTGCGTGAAGGATTAGAGGCACTGCTCATCATTATCGGTCTGGTTGCATTCCTGAAGAAAGCCGGACAACCTCAGCTGGCTAAATGGATCTACACAGGGTCGGCCGCAGGGATTATCGCAAGTATCGTTGCAGCCGTCCTGATGACGACCATTTTAAACTCCGTGACGATTGGAAGCAGCCGTGAAATCATGGAAGGTGTAATCGGACTCGCTGCCGCTGCGATGATGATTGGAATGGGCGCATGGCTTCACCGTAAATCGTCTGTAACCGCGTGGAATGACTATATCGCGCGTCAGATGGGGACAGCCGTTTCCAGTAAAAGTGCTTGGGCGATTGGATTGCTCAGTTTCCTAACAGTGTTCCGTGAAGGTGCAGAAACCGTCGTGTTCTATGTAGGAATCGCGCCAAACATGAAATTGTCCGAGTTTCTGCTCGGCATCGCTGCAGCGTTAATCATATTAGTCGCTGTTGCTGTTGTGTTATTAAAAGCCGGAAATCGTATTCCTATTCATCGATTGTTTGCGGTGGCAACGGTATTCATCTATGCTCTCGCGTTTAAAATTATTGGTGTAAGTATCCATACACTTCAATTAACGGATATCTTCCCTACTTCTATTGTGAACGGACTTCCTGTCGCAGCAGCAATCGGATTTTATCCGACATGGGAAACCATTGCAGGACAGCTGGTGTTAATAGTAACCGCAGTAACAATATTTGCAATCAAAAAACGATTGCCTGCTCGAAATGCCGTTTCCTCTTAAGGGAGCGGTATTTTCAATCTTCGATAGAATTCGAGCATAGATATTGACCGTAACTTCCAAACTAAGGTACACTTCGCTAAATAAGTAATCAATACATACGAATAGGAGAGAACCGATGTTATCGAAAATATGGCGTGGCTATCGTGATAGCTCATTTGTACTTAAAATGTCCATCGGATTTATTGCAGGAATTGCAAGCGGTCTAGTTTTCGGACAAAAGATGGCCTTTTTCCAGCCACTGGGTACATTACTCATCAATCTACTTAGTCTCGTTGCCATCCCAGTGATTTTTTTAACTGTTGTACTTGCTGTCGATCAAATGAGCATGAAACAGCTGGGGCGGATGGGCTGGAAGCTTATTCTTTACTATATGGCGACCACAGCGGCAGCCGTTGGAATTGGTGTCGGTCTTGCCCTCTTGTTCCAACCGGGCCAGTATTTAACTCTTCCCAATACACAAGTGGATACACCAGCAGCACCAAACTTCTCTGATGTCTTATTGCAAATGGTTCCGTCCAATATGTTTGAAGCCTTTTCCGGCGGTAATGTAATGGGTATTATTTTCTTGGCTGTCATCATTGGACTAGCTATTTCAGCAATGAAGTTTTCAACAGAGAACGAGATGCAAAAGCATGGTCTATTGTTAGACCGAATTATCATTGCGCTAAAGGAAATGTTTTCAAAACTTCTAACGGGAGTTTTACTGTATGCACCAATCGGCGTGTTTGCGATCAGTGCGACTGCATTCGGGAGTCAGGGATGGGAAACGTTCAAGTCCCTGCTTACATTCACCGGAGTATTTTACTTGGGTGTGGTCCTTCTCTGGTTGTTCGTCTATACAGGATTCCTGCGGTTATCAGGGAATTCCGTTTCTAATTTCTTCCGTTCAACTAAAGAAGCCTATACAACGGCATTTTTCACATCTAGCAGTATCGCGTCTTTGCCGATTGCCATCAAAGCAGCGCAAAAGGCAGGTGTCTCTGAGCGGACAGCAAACTTTGCGCTCCCTCTTGGCGCTGTTTTCAACTCAGATGGCGGTGCGCTCCGTATGGGTGTATCGATTGTATTCGCAGCAAACATTACAAATCTTGAACTCTCCATATCGCATTTTTTCATAATTGTGATCATCGGGACACTGTTGTCGATTGGAACTGCAGGCGTCCCTGCAGCTGGCTTAGTAACCCTGGCAGCAGTATTGACGATGTTCGGCCTTCCGCTTGAAATCGTCGCCCTCATCGCTGGCGTAGACGCGATCATCGGCATGGGTGGAACTGCTTCGAACGTTGTCGGTGACATCGTAGGTGCAGTCGTAGTAGACAGTTCGGAAAAGAAACGAGCGACGACTTAAACATGAACTCCAACTATAAAAAGACCGCTAATTCAATTTGAATTAGCGGTCTTTTTGGGTTGAATAGGTTTACCCTGACGTTCCAATGCAAGTTACCTTGCGATACATGCAACACACCGGAATTGTATTGTAAGCCCCCAATTAAATAACGCATAGGCAACGCAGCACCCCGCTTGGTACGATATTCGTATCAAACAGGAGGTGCTTTCTTTGTTTTTAAACCCTTTAACGATAGTCCCCGTTTCCTTACAACCCACCAAAAGTGAACAAACTCCAGCAAATCCAACGAAGACCTCCGGTCACTGTCAAATCAAGATTGGTAGCGCTGAAGTCACACTCCAGAATGGCGTGGATGAACGGATTATCCAAGTCATTATACGGGAGCTGATGAACCAATGAGGCAAGATTATACAGATGTTCAGAATATCTATATTGTCTGCGGAAAAACAGACATGCGAAAAGGAATTGATGGACTCGCTACACTCATTCAAGATTCCTTTGATTTAGATCCATATGGTGATTCTATTTTTCTGTTCGCAGGTGGAAAAAAGGATCGATATAAATGTCTATATTTCGATGGTGATGGTTTCGCTATGTTGTATAAAAGACTCGATGCCGGAAAACTTCAATGGCCACGTAGTGAGCGGGAAGTGAAAAATCTAACGCAGCAAGAACTTCGTTGGTTGCTCGAAGGGTTAGCTATTCAGCAGCCAAGAGCGATTGCTCCTTCATTAAAAAGCTCCTTTTAAAAACTTCTGTTCATGGGCTCCGCTATCCGGTATACTACGTTCAACAAGAAAGAAAGCGGTGAAGGAAATGGCCAATCGTACCTCTGAACAAGCATTGGAAAAAGTCATCAGTATGTTGGAAGAGCAATTGGCGCATTCCAATCAACAGAATGAACAGCAGTCCAAGCAAATCGAAAAACTAACTGAGCAGGTTCAGCACTTGACGAAGATGCTTTTTGGATCAAAATCCGAGAAATCAAGATACAATGTGCCCGACGGGCAAAGCTCTTTGTTCGATGAGGAAGAGGACCCTTTTCACGATTCTGAGCAAACAGAAGATCAAAGCCAACAGGTGATTTCTTACACTGTTGTTCGTAAAGCATCGAAGAAGAAGCGGAATGACCATTTTCATGAAGGTGTGGAAACGGAAGTTGTTCATCATTATCCTGACCTACTCACCTGTAGCTGTTGTCAAAATGATTTGGCAAGAATCGGTGGGATAGTCGTTCGAGAAGAAGCAGAATTCATCCCTGCCAAACTGAAACGTATTCAGCATATGGAGCACTCCTATGAATGCAAACACTGCAAACTAGATAGTTCTATAGCAGCCAACATCGTGCGCGGAAAGGCACCTCAACCGGTGATT
Proteins encoded in this region:
- a CDS encoding ABC transporter ATP-binding protein, translating into MNVLIQLGWFFKQRKKQYAIGIAALVLVSILQLLPPKIIGYIVDDITKGTLTGSQLTKWLVILAVAGIAMYAFRYLWRVMIFGSSIVLARTIRKQLFDHFLKMSPAFYQKRRVGNLMAHATNDVSAVQQTAGMGVLTLFDSISTGGFVILTMALTINWKLTLIALIPIPIMIVLTSFYGKLLRRHFRTAQEAFSSMNDKTQESISGVKVIKTFGQQKEDIEDFTELSEEVVEKNMRVARVDALFDPTIGGIFAISSIISFIFGARFINAGEMSIGDIVAFSTYLGLLTWPMLAFGFLFNIVERGSASYTRIRELLSVDPEVVDVQGAIDERPRGDLSVDIDSFTFPGDPNPALRDVHFTLRQGETLGIVGKTGSGKTAILKLLLREFDDYEGIISYGGHSIHQYKQQRLRESIGYVPQDHFLFSTTLAENIAFTNPTVPSEEIHNAARLAHIHEDIEGFAEGYRTIVGERGVSLSGGQKQRISIARALLMQPELLILDDSLSAVDAKTEEAILRSLKETRSGETTIITSHRLSAIQHAHQIIVMDEGTIAESGTHSELMALNGSYKEMYDLQQLEASVEQGGGA
- a CDS encoding YolD-like family protein translates to MLRDRGKIKWTALMLPEHVERLRAWQAEDAIQVRSEPDEQQLEEWNYIIASAMETHRAITITHWQTDKPATDDFYVHCLEPERKQLRVVTIDGRARILSLLDIETISEIG
- a CDS encoding DNA polymerase thumb domain-containing protein, which codes for MKQLPERKIICIDMRSFYASCAAVMEGLDVMETPIAIIGNKERKGGVVLAASPPLKKRFGIKTGMRLFEIPDDPSIQLIEPKMDFYIKVSMEITHLLNQYVPKEAIHVYSIDESFVDLDGTEKLWGSARETAARIQDDLLRQFQLHSACGMGPNMLLSKLALDLEAKKTGFAHWGYEDVPAKLWPIAPLSEMWGIGRRTEHTLNEMGIYSVGDLAHASLIQLEEKFGVMGNQLYHHAHGIDMSDLGAPLIEGQVSYGKGQILFRDYCRREDVLAVVLEMCEDVAMRARTARRAGRTVHLSVGYSKNALGGGFSRSKSLVEETNDTMKIYKLCTELFDTFHDGRPVRQLSLSLSNLVEEHSMQLSLFDQHKWKKRKLGETVDELRSKYGSAAVLRAVSYTDAGTARHRAGLIGGHVK
- the efeO gene encoding iron uptake system protein EfeO, with product MKSHALLASLLATGLILSGCGSDKAATEKEPAETAAAAPTDLQQETDAYKQFALEQMDQFVVETDKFVSAVKEGRIDDAKAIYPLARMYFERSEPIAESFGDLDPRIDARLADLEDEGQGEEEWSGYHKIEYGLWVDNTTEGYEDVADQLLKDAKELRARVETVEVGADLMITGAVDLLNEVSTSKITGEEEIFSHTDLYDFKANVEGAEEIFHIFEAVIKQKDAQLATDLTNKFSTLNGLLAKHEDGNGGYISYEELTKEDTKQLADAVNQLGEPLSMMGIVME
- the efeB gene encoding iron uptake transporter deferrochelatase/peroxidase subunit is translated as MAEEKLFDKKISRRQMLKLTGAGAAGAAIGASGLGGLLNVFGMTTEEDNPSSKNKINFYGAHQSGIITPVQTHVYFASLEVLVKSQGELKELFQQWTPMAVRLMNGEPIGELSSNGFIPAKDTGEAGGLDASGLTLTFGAGPSLFDKNELGLSSKRPAELKDLPHFPKDQLDPAYTGGDICIQACAEDPQVAFHAVRNLIRAASGKVRLKWSQAGFNSYPEKNKKRETPRNLFAFKDGTSGPDAASKQAMNDVVWVQPGESKGWLAGGSYMAVRRIQMHLETWDRTALSEQEATFGRHRETGAPIGLKGEHDEVPLDQKDASGAPVIPVDSHVRLAKEAKAQIHRRSFSYSSGTMDATGAYDAGLLFISYQKDPEQFIAIQKSFGRADKLNEYITHRGSALFACFPGVQKGSYIGEALFKTL
- a CDS encoding FTR1 family iron permease gives rise to the protein MKRYSKLCKQALLIAVLLLSLLPASLVHAEAPSYSDLYIAIGDAIMASKQDDKQAAETALEEFKAAWEQEDHPAKESKQVESTLKEAEQAKGSAQRLEALTALSKALHALEKAENPVDEQAERLAFEKAVTPDLEELGDAIHSGDMKAIRASEKKFLATWTRNERPVREQSIAAYGTIETQMAFLRIALAEDAPSQTDLEQTYTALEQAVTSFAAGETAQGSAPVTKDSLDTLTSLLADSRTALAKDDADTAVAKLREFITSWPNVEGQIRTKDAALYTEIESQVPLLAGKLTSEKADVKKISGEIASLQQQIELVKESTSYTFWDSALILLREGLEALLIIIGLVAFLKKAGQPQLAKWIYTGSAAGIIASIVAAVLMTTILNSVTIGSSREIMEGVIGLAAAAMMIGMGAWLHRKSSVTAWNDYIARQMGTAVSSKSAWAIGLLSFLTVFREGAETVVFYVGIAPNMKLSEFLLGIAAALIILVAVAVVLLKAGNRIPIHRLFAVATVFIYALAFKIIGVSIHTLQLTDIFPTSIVNGLPVAAAIGFYPTWETIAGQLVLIVTAVTIFAIKKRLPARNAVSS
- a CDS encoding dicarboxylate/amino acid:cation symporter, which produces MLSKIWRGYRDSSFVLKMSIGFIAGIASGLVFGQKMAFFQPLGTLLINLLSLVAIPVIFLTVVLAVDQMSMKQLGRMGWKLILYYMATTAAAVGIGVGLALLFQPGQYLTLPNTQVDTPAAPNFSDVLLQMVPSNMFEAFSGGNVMGIIFLAVIIGLAISAMKFSTENEMQKHGLLLDRIIIALKEMFSKLLTGVLLYAPIGVFAISATAFGSQGWETFKSLLTFTGVFYLGVVLLWLFVYTGFLRLSGNSVSNFFRSTKEAYTTAFFTSSSIASLPIAIKAAQKAGVSERTANFALPLGAVFNSDGGALRMGVSIVFAANITNLELSISHFFIIVIIGTLLSIGTAGVPAAGLVTLAAVLTMFGLPLEIVALIAGVDAIIGMGGTASNVVGDIVGAVVVDSSEKKRATT
- the tnpB gene encoding IS66 family insertion sequence element accessory protein TnpB (TnpB, as the term is used for proteins encoded by IS66 family insertion elements, is considered an accessory protein, since TnpC, encoded by a neighboring gene, is a DDE family transposase.), producing the protein MRQDYTDVQNIYIVCGKTDMRKGIDGLATLIQDSFDLDPYGDSIFLFAGGKKDRYKCLYFDGDGFAMLYKRLDAGKLQWPRSEREVKNLTQQELRWLLEGLAIQQPRAIAPSLKSSF